One genomic region from Acidobacteriota bacterium encodes:
- a CDS encoding phytoene/squalene synthase family protein: protein MSVEKQLDHAYAICRGVTRSSAKNFFYAFLVMPKEKRNALCAVYAFMRHADDLSDDVTMPVEQRAQKLAAWSQQFHQAMQGQPTDDPVLFALADAQQRFHIPVQLFDQLVEGTMMDLQQAVPGVPLTFRTFDDLSRYCYHVASVVGLISIRIFGYKDPAAEPLAERTGIAFQLTNIIRDVREDALMGRVYLPQDDLARFGRSTAELAPAMLGNGFQAAVWADVLRFEADRAREFYRAADELIPLINEDCQPALWTLVTIYSRLLDKIALKQYDVFRERVRLTVPEKLKILGMGFVRQLA, encoded by the coding sequence GTGAGCGTAGAGAAACAGCTCGACCACGCCTACGCCATCTGTCGCGGCGTCACGCGCTCTTCCGCCAAGAATTTCTTCTACGCCTTCCTGGTGATGCCCAAGGAAAAGCGCAACGCGCTCTGCGCCGTCTACGCCTTCATGCGCCACGCCGACGATCTTTCCGACGACGTGACCATGCCGGTCGAACAGCGCGCGCAGAAACTCGCGGCCTGGAGTCAACAGTTCCATCAAGCCATGCAGGGGCAGCCGACCGACGATCCCGTGCTCTTCGCCCTCGCCGACGCGCAACAGCGCTTCCACATCCCGGTGCAGCTCTTCGACCAGTTGGTCGAGGGAACCATGATGGACTTGCAGCAGGCGGTCCCCGGCGTGCCCCTGACTTTTAGGACCTTTGACGACCTGTCGCGCTACTGCTACCACGTGGCGTCGGTCGTCGGACTCATCAGCATCCGCATCTTCGGTTACAAAGATCCTGCCGCCGAGCCGCTCGCCGAGCGCACCGGCATCGCCTTCCAGTTGACCAACATCATCCGCGATGTCCGCGAAGATGCGCTCATGGGCCGCGTTTACCTGCCGCAGGACGACCTTGCCCGCTTCGGACGCTCTACCGCCGAACTCGCACCAGCAATGCTTGGAAACGGCTTCCAGGCCGCGGTTTGGGCGGACGTCCTGCGCTTCGAGGCCGACCGCGCCCGCGAGTTCTACCGCGCCGCCGACGAGCTCATTCCCCTCATCAACGAAGACTGCCAGCCCGCTCTTTGGACGCTGGTCACCATCTATAGCCGCCTGCTCGACAAGATCGCGCTCAAGCAATACGACGTCTTTCGCGAGCGCGTGCGCCTCACGGTCCCGGAGAAATTGAAGATCCTCGGCATGGG